The Osmerus eperlanus chromosome 25, fOsmEpe2.1, whole genome shotgun sequence DNA window acccacacagtaaCTGGTCCCGTATCTTCCATATACAAAACAAAGGAGACAGGATAGCACATGATCATAATACACAGTCTACTAGACATGAGTATGCTAGACACGCAATACACTacctgtgtgtgcagtgtgtgttcgGTGAGGTATGTCGCTAAGGCCTTTAGAAGAAACAATAAGTACCTGTTTAACGCCAGTCTCAAATTGTAACCAATACTATAATCTGTACATTATATTATTCAAACTTAATATTTTATTTAGTCTGCGATGTTCAGCTACTGATAATGTATAGAGCATTAATCATGTTTTACCTATGATTTGAGTGAGAATAAAAACAATGCTtccatgtttgtttgttgtctGGTCTGTGTTGTAAAGCCCTCACGTTCCCTTCTATAGCCTCTcgtcccccccaccctgctgttCAAATTGTCATCTAttgtaaggggagggggggcgaccctcaacccccccacacGCATCTGATATGACTGTTATTACCATGACGTCACTGGTccattaagtaaaaaagtatttATGTCATCTCTTCAGCTCAGGACCAATAATTACATTTCCATCCCATAATGATCTCATTCTCCATGTGCCAGGCCGGCCATGTGAGGACCACATGTCAGGAGCATGCAAAAGGGTAACTATCAAAAACTCCAAACAAAACAAGCAGCAGCTATTCCATGCCCAGTACCtaacctgccccccccgccaccccctctTAGACACCACCCACccaacctaccccccccccccccccttagacaccaccccacctacctcctccctgcccgcccgcccgccctctcTGTGCTGCCCTGTCCCCGGCGCTCTAAATTGAGTGGGGCCCCCCCGTCGCCCTCAAAACCAACACGACAGGGCCtttgcgtgtttgagtgtgaccCTGTCTGTTCCATGCTATGGGATCCCACTGCGTGACTGCGGTTTGCCCTCCTCGTGTTCGGGGGAGACATGCCGAGCGAGCCTTAATGTGCTCCACACTGATTGCTTTCCCCACAATGGGAGCACAAACTGGCCAAGTGACTCCGTAATTGCCTCGCCTGTTCTTCCGGGGGGCCCCGTGGGCCCCATTCTGCCGGCCCGGGGCGCTCCCATTAACAACCTGCACGCAATGCCCCAAACTCCTGCCTgctggaagcacacacacacacacaacccaacacacgcaaacacacacacggggttGGATTGCTGCCAAAGTCCAACCCGGATAACAGCAATGTGCTTCAGCATCGGAAAGCTGATTCTAGGGGTTTTTATTTGATCATGGACACGGCCCAAATGCGTGTGGATTCGCTGCTGCGTGCGCCAATGAAAGCCTCCCGTCCCAGCCCCCGGTGAGGCCTGCAGGCGGGCAGCGCTCGTCCCAGTGTGAGGCCTTCCAGCCGAGCAGAGCTCAGCCCCCGGTGACCTCagacgtcctcctcctccacggtcTCCCCCGAGCGCAGCTTCACTAtcacctgaggaggaggagcagacttCAGTCAGCGTCCCCCCGacagccccccccaccagaacccccccccaccagaaccccccccccccctcacacacacgactCCCCCTCATACAGTCCACCTCCGGCGCCCCCGTACATCACCCCTTTCGTACCTCTCCCGACACAACCCCTCCATACACCTCCCCCATAAAGCCCCCCTATGATAAACCCCACCattcaactcccccctcctctcgccctccccccccccccacccctcccaagcAGTGAGCGGCTGCTGGTCGACGAAGCGGGCTGGTGTCAGAAGGGAGACGGGCAGAGCAGAAGGAAGACCAGGCACCTCTTTCAGCTGGGCTATCTCCTTGCTGTCCAGGTTCCTCTGGGCGTTGTTGGTGATGGCCTTCACTCGCGTCGCATAGCTGCAATGGAGACCAGAGACACATTAGCCGCTGGGGGGTTCTGCGGTGTTTTGGGGACGGCGAAAAGACAAGGAGTCCTTTTGAAAGGATTGTCCTTTGCTCCGATACAGTTAATGTCAGGGGGGACGTGAGCGTGTCCCCTCGCTCacatgagggaggtgagggtctCGTCCACGTTGCACTCGGAGGGCGAGGCGTTGGCGATCATGAGGGTCTTGGCGTTGCCCCCCAGGGAGTCCTGCATGATCTGGGTCAGCTTGCTGTTCCTGTAGGGCACGTGGGGCAGCTCCAGGGACAGAGCCGAGATCACGTCGCCCAGGGCACTCAGGGACTTGTTGATGGAGTTggcctcctggggggggggggggtgcggggggcggagcgggagggggggaggcaacgGGGGGAGGGTGTGGATGAGATGGGATGGGAGGCAAAAGTTGGTTGAGAGCGAGGGTGTGTTCACACCTGCGCTGAGCCAAAAGGAGGAGGAAAGCCTCGCCTGCTGCAGCCGTCCAGGATCAACATTCTGAGCGCAAAagtgagtgaaacatacagccAGGCTCCTGCATGCACTCGTACTGTACACGACTAAAGAAAGCAAACACACCGATAAGATTTAACAAACATCTGCCAGTAACTCTACAGAGCTCCTCACCTTCAGGTCCATGTCTGTACCGTAACTCTACAGAGCGCTCACCTTCAGGTCCATGTCTGTACGGTAACTCTACAGAGCGCTCACCTTCAGGTCCATGTCTGTACGGTAACGCTACAGAGCGCTCACCTTCAGGTCCATGTCTGTACGGTAACTCTACAGAGCTCCTCACCTTCAGGTCCATGTCTGTACGGTAACTCTACAGAGCTCCTCACCTTCAGGTCCATGTCTGTACGGTAACTCTACAGAGCGCTCACCTTCAGGTCCATGTCTGTACGGTAACTCTACAGAGCGCTCACCTTCAGGTCCATGTCTGTACGGTAACTCTACAGAGCTCCTCACCTTCAGCTGATGGTCCTTGGCGCCGGTCTTGGCGGCCCTCTCGCTGCCGGCCAGGTCCACCAGACTCAGTTTTCCGCAGCTCACGCTCCCATTGGTCAGGTTCCTGCCCTCCACCACGATGCCCACGATGAGGTGTGAGCGAGAGCTCTCCACGTTCATCTCTGAGGGGGGCAAtgagggcggggtgggggggtattAAGGGCGTGGCTACACTCTGACGCCACATGACAGCCGCGGAGGGACTTCCTCCAGCAGAAACACGTACATCTACTCCTGGAACATTATGTTTTGACATGACTACGTATCACCCAGGACATGGCGTGCCCTCACCACCCAGCTCCATAATGacactccacctccccccccccctcattctgACTGAGACTCAAACGACCAATCCGAGCCATTTCGCCGGGGCCTAGGTCTCTACTGGGGCGTGGGCGGCACAGGGCGTACTGGTGGAGGAGATGTGGCGGTTGGCGCAGGCCTGCTGGAACAGAGCGAACAGTTCGGTGGCGCTGGAGGCGTCTCTGGTGTCGGCTCCCTGGGCAAACACAAGCCCCTTTCTGTTCCTCTTGATCTCCAGCCGCCTGCCTCGGCCCTCAGGGCCGCTCGCTAGCAGGTCCTGCAGCTGGTCGTTGTACAGCTCCAGCATGTAGGCCGAGACCTGGGCGGCacggagaacagaggagaggaggggggaggtgaggtgaggaggggaggggaggggaggggaggggaggggaagagaggagaggagaggagaggagaggagaggaggagtgaggtgaggtgaggaggggaagagaggagaagaggagtgaggtgaggaggggaggggaggggaggggaggggaggggaggggaagagaagagaagagaagagaagagaggagaggagaggagaggagaagaggagtgaggtgaggtgaggtgaggaggggaagagaggagaagcgaggtgaggtgaggaggggtggggtgaggaggggagagggccaTTGAACGAGGGAGAGATTCAAAGAAAAATCAAGAGAAAATccagaacagagggagagataataAAGGAGAGGTGGATATAAGATGTTCTCACATCTACACAAGTGATCAGGTTGTATGCAtcacccttttctctctttctctctctctctctttctctctatccatcctcAGGGATACCTCGACTCTCACCTTGAAATCAAACTTGCCGGCGTTCTCCTGGACGATGTCAAATATGGCGTTGAAGGCACGGGGCATGATTCCAGGGCTCCTCTGCTCCTTGTCCCCCACCATGGTGAAGGTCTTCCCTGATCCCGTCTGACCGAAGGCAAAGATACACACGTTGTAGCCGTCTATGGCTGACTGGATCAGCCTGGAAGAAAATCAGTCTGTAAGGAAGACTGGCTCACCACTGATTTACTTATAAGTGCTGATATTCAATGTTAGCTGTGTCTTGATGGCGAATCCATGACACGTCCACTAGTCAGTTAGCATGGAATGTACCAGAAAACCTATCTGATAGGTCAATTTTCCCTGCTGACCAATAAGATTGCTCCAATGTGCCTGCTGACCAATCTGAGCGTGTCACCTGTTGGTGTCCTGGAATATGTCCTCCTGTGAGCTCTCCGTGCTGAACACCCGGTCGAACTGGAACTCCCGAGGCCCGCGGGCCGTTTCCACGGTCACGGAGTAGTCGTCGAGACGCTGCACGACCACGGCCCCGCCCTGGGCCGCCTCGGCGCGGCTCGCCGGGCGGATACGACAGAACACGCGGATTTTACCTGCAACACGGAAGCGCACGCGTACggatgtgcgtgtgagagaaacGGAGACGGCGGAGACAGACGCAGGCAGATACGGTCAACAAACAGGCGGACGTCTACCTTTCATGTCCTCCACCATGTTGTAGTACTTCTTCCTCATGGTCCTCTCCGAGGTGTAGTTCTCCACGATCTTCTTATTCTCCTCCCTCAGGTGCTTCAGCTGGAGACAGCGCACAGGGAAGACAGGGCGTcaccacacacgcgcgcgcacacgtacgcgctagcacacacacacgcacacacacggacacacacacacacctcctgcagGGGTGTGGTCGAGAGCAGCTCACCTGGTCCTGCAGTACGAGGAGCTGCTGTCCGatgctgtcccctccctccccgccgtgagcttcccctcccaccagcacctcctccagctctgcacctggctcacaccctgggggAAGCAACAGAgctccctcccgcccccccgacCCCCAGGAACCCCACAGGAAAGAGCCTTCATCAAAATCCTCCTctgttctagaatgttccaTAATTCCTCTCAGGAGACAGGCTGCAGTGAGTTGGTAGACTGGAGGAGGGGTTAGTATTCCATGTCCCCCTTTCCACTTGTGTGGCTCTGACCCAATTTTAAGATTTAGTTACATGACATGACATTTTATAGTCGGTAGCCTAATACTGAATGGAAACAGGGTTTTGGAATTCAGCTATAGTGTCCGACAAACGTCCTAGATCTCTCAGAGCGTGCAGGCAGGGTTAGGATGAGCGTTTACCGCTGGCAGCGGGGATGACCCCGGATCTGATGCagtccaacgccacccgggaaACCTCACACTCTCTAACGGTCTCCTGGAGCAGGGTTAGTCTGGGATATAGACACAGAGTCACAGTCAGAGGCACTgagacagagtcagagtcaGACATACAGTCCGAGGCACTgagacagagtcagagtcaGACGCACAGTCAGAGGCACTgagacagagtcagagtcaGACGCACAGTCAGAGGCACTgagacagagtcagagtcagacacacagtcagaggcactgagacagagtcagacagagtcagaggcactgagacagagtcagacacacagtctgACTCAGTGCTATGAACACAGAATCAAAGTCCCAGAGTCATAGACACAGAGTCAGAGACACATTACTCTCATCGGATCCCATCTGACCTCAGTTTATAACTCTTACTCAACTCTGTGTTTCTTAACTAAGGGTGAGGGATGAAGACTTTATGCTACGATATCGCCAGCACTGACTCACCGATGAACCCAAGTTTGCCAAACACAGTCTCAAACAATACATCTCTAGAAAGTCCACATCAAATGACGTCTGTGAATGTTGCAATATTGAATGTTCCAGACCGCGTTGAATGTGGGTTCTCCTCGTCGCTGGAATTGCGGTCATCTACGGTCATCTGGTCCATTTGCTCCCTGGCCTGGAACAGGGCTGTGTGGTTAACCTGGACCATGCGGTCCAGCATTAACCTAGCCTCCGTCACCTCACCACAGATATAATGGGCCTGGAAGTAAGAATGTTATTGTATTTGTTCAGCAGACACTTTTCATCCAAAGGTACAGGTCCTGACAGGAGTATGATGTTGTTTAACAGTTTAACATTACTTAATATCGTGCTCTGTCGAGGAGAACGACACTACTTAGTTTGAATTTGTTGTTCTAATAACGCCTATTGTCCTTGTCAGACTTCCTGGGGAGGCGTCGTGAGCGTACACATTGTCAAGAGCATATGTAGCAGGAAGGTGAGTGTGACCTTCTGTATGACGGAGCGCAGCAGGGTggtgcagggggggagggactcGGCAGGAAGCGGGCTGGGCTCCGACTCCAACAGCTCAgtgatctccctctccctctgagaCAGGCTCTCCTTCAACTCCTCCAGGAGGACTTTGGCTCCCTCCAGTGGCAGGTCTGCGTTGCTGCGACCCTGGGGTGAGAGATGGATGGGACACGGTGGACCGAGGATTGGCTCGTTTCGCTTTTATCACCAATCACGTACAGGGACGGATTTGAACCTCTTGGAACCTCTTGGTTTGCAGCCCCGATGCTCGGACCACTGAGCTATGCCCTGCAAATGTGCTTGATCCAATCGCAATCAAGCCATATCAGAGATGACCTCATGCTAACATGGAAGGTTGAAGGGTTCAAAGACTACCGAAAAATCCCCATGGCAACCAACTACCTGATCCACGTGACGGCACCGCTCACCTCGGTCTGCTCGGTGCCATGGTGACCGCTCCCAGAGGGATCGGCAACCTCGAGGGGGAGCTCCGCCTCTTCCTCTGCGTtctgctgtgatgtcatcagcatCTCCTGGACTttccccacttcctgtctggccaTTTGTAGTTCCTGTAGCGCTAATCGGCATCACGGCAGATGTTGACCAAAcgtgatacacaaacacacagacacacacacagtcagaagcaTGAAAAAACCTGAGACTTTATGACGTTATGTTACtacgggaacacacacacacacacttacacttaaACAtcgcaacacacacatgcacacacattgatacaaacaaaacacacacttacacaccaaaacactcaaacacacccacaa harbors:
- the si:dkey-96l17.6 gene encoding uncharacterized protein si:dkey-96l17.6 isoform X1 — its product is MRKKYYNMVEDMKGKIRVFCRIRPASRAEAAQGGAVVVQRLDDYSVTVETARGPREFQFDRVFSTESSQEDIFQDTNRLIQSAIDGYNVCIFAFGQTGSGKTFTMVGDKEQRSPGIMPRAFNAIFDIVQENAGKFDFKVSAYMLELYNDQLQDLLASGPEGRGRRLEIKRNRKGLVFAQGADTRDASSATELFALFQQACANRHISSTKMNVESSRSHLIVGIVVEGRNLTNGSVSCGKLSLVDLAGSERAAKTGAKDHQLKEANSINKSLSALGDVISALSLELPHVPYRNSKLTQIMQDSLGGNAKTLMIANASPSECNVDETLTSLIYATRVKAITNNAQRNLDSKEIAQLKEVIVKLRSGETVEEEDV
- the si:dkey-96l17.6 gene encoding uncharacterized protein si:dkey-96l17.6 isoform X2 — protein: MYVNSSGTENVSLSLTFLGKKVGRRCAVAPASKQRAWETTTLSPCPEDTVGSLRGRPAPVTVSLVEELPGSVPDLREEVVHQQPCTVHNTHLDQDRGRRKIRVFCRIRPASRAEAAQGGAVVVQRLDDYSVTVETARGPREFQFDRVFSTESSQEDIFQDTNRLIQSAIDGYNVCIFAFGQTGSGKTFTMVGDKEQRSPGIMPRAFNAIFDIVQENAGKFDFKVSAYMLELYNDQLQDLLASGPEGRGRRLEIKRNRKGLVFAQGADTRDASSATELFALFQQACANRHISSTKMNVESSRSHLIVGIVVEGRNLTNGSVSCGKLSLVDLAGSERAAKTGAKDHQLKEANSINKSLSALGDVISALSLELPHVPYRNSKLTQIMQDSLGGNAKTLMIANASPSECNVDETLTSLIYATRVKAITNNAQRNLDSKEIAQLKEVIVKLRSGETVEEEDV